CACCCGCCGGGGAATAGATCTCGTCATCAGCGTCAAGAATTCCAGCGATACGATTACGATCAAAGATCAGTTTGCAACCCCACTGGCGATCATGACTGCCGCACCAACTGTGTCAGGCAAAGGTGTGGAAGATATTCAGTTCGCCAATGGCACAATTTACGGCGCAGGTGACATCGCCGCCGCTATAGGACGCGGTACAAGTGGTAATGATTTGCTTCAGGGTACTGGCACCGCCGACGAACTGGAGGGCTTAACTGGCGATGATACCTTACAAGGTGGAGAGAACGGTGATATTTACTACTACACGCGCGGCGATGGTAACGACATCATCCAGGATGTAATGACCAATCCACTCCTCAATGCCGCCGATACACTCCTGTTAACTGGTATAACAGCCGACGATCTACGTTTATCCCGTGACGGTGCAAGCAACGATCTCACAATTCGCTTCGCCTGGACTGGCGACAGCATTGTAATTAAAGACCAATTTGCTTATACACCACTTGGCTATCAGACTAAGTTTGCAATCGATAACCGAATCGAAGTATTATTTTTCTCACAGGGTGGAGCTTGGAACTGGCTCGATCTCCAAACTGCCATCATCAAAACTTATACAACCACTAGCAATGATGCAACCTACGGCTTTGGCACCCCAGATGACTTCGCCGCGAGTACAGGCAACGATCTGCTAGTTGGGTTTGATGGCGGTGATACCTATCAATTTGATCGTGGCTCAGGACAGGATATTATTCACGACCAATCAAAATATCCCCAGACTTTCATCTCCGGTATACTCGGTTACGACTGGGCTACAGACGATACGGTGGTGTTTGGCGACACAATTACCTCTGCGGATGTTACCTTCACCCATCTGGCAAACCATGATTTGGTCATTCAAGTAGCAAGTTCTACCGATACACTGACCATCAAGAACCAGTTCAAAGGCGTGAAGTTAGACCTGTTTAATCTACTGGGTGTTGCTTGGTTCGATCGTGTTGAGAAGTTTCAGTTTGCAAATGGCACCGTTCTCACCTGGGAAGACGTGCTACGCAGGGTGACTACAGGAAGCACAGGCAACGATTCCCTTTATGGCGCATGGTACAAAGATACACTCGACGGCAAGGCAGGTAATGATTTTCTGGATGGTGGAGATGACGGCGACACCTATCTTTTTGGTCGCGGAGATGGTCAAGATATCATTAAAGACTCGCCTGACTATGTATTAGACTCTACGCCAGATACACTTCAATTCAAAGCTGGTATTGCCGTTTCTGATATTACCTTCCGCCGCGATGGCGAAACCCAAGACCTAATCATTAGCATCAAAGGAACAACCGATCAAGTCAGAGTTCAGGAGCAGTATACCTACGTTGAAACTGGTCCTTTCGGCACAATTGCCTTCTGGCAGATCGAACGTTTTGTCTGGTCTGATGGCACTGTAAAAACCTGGGTCAGTTTAGCAGCAGAAATTATTGCCGCAGCCAAAACAACAGGTGCTGATCTCATCGTTGGCACCCATCTTGACGATCGCATTGATGGGGGAACTGGTAACGATACGCTCAAAGGGGGAAATGGTTCCGATACTTACATCTATAATCGCGGTTACGGCAATGATATCATCCGTGATGAATGGACAAATATTCTCTCCTATAATGCCGACCGCATTGTCTTTGGCAGTAATATTCTACCCAGCGATCTACGCATTGATCGCACTGGTACTACCTTGGAAAATGTACGTCTGACGATTACGGCTACCGGAGAAACGTTAACGATAGAAGGTCAATTCGACTACAGCACGATTAATTACCGTCCTACCGAAATTGAGACTTTCTCCTTCTCCAATGGTGTTAATTGGAGTACTGCCGACCTGCGGATACGATATATCCAGCAACAGCAAACTAGTGGCAACGACATTATTGAAGGGTTTTGGTCGAACGACACAATCACAGGTGGGGCTGGAAACGATACATTGCGGGGACAAGACGGCTCAGATACTTACATTTTTGCTGCTGGTTTCGGGCAAGACGTAATTGAGGAAGAAGTACGACTAATAACATATGAAGATGCTGATACAATATCATTTGGTACTGGTATCACAGCAGCCAATACCCGATTAAGTCGTAGCGGTAACGATTTAATTATCACTTTTACTAGCTCCACAGATCGACTTACAATTAAAGGTCAATTTGCACACGGTGCCTATTTTCCAAGCTGGACTGATATCGAAACTATCCGCTTTACCGATGGCATAACCTGGAGCGACGCTCAAATTAGAGAACGTTTACTCGCGCAGGCACGAACAAGTAGCAACGATATTATTACCGGGTTCTTTACTGCCGATATTATAGATGGTGGAGCAGGCAACGATACACTGCGTGGACTTGGTGGCGGTGATACCTACATTTTTGGTAAAGGTTCGGGACAGGATACGATTGAGGAAAGTATTGATACCGTTTATGAAGACCAGCCAGACACAATTCAGTTTGCGGCAAATGTTGCGCGGTCAGAAGTAACCTTTCTGAAAATAAATAATGATTTGAGAATCTCAATTACTGGTGTCTCAGATACCCTAACAATCAAGGGACAATTTAACGCAACAAAGTTTGCCCAGGTTGAATTCTTTAAATTTAACGACGGTACAACTTTGACGGCTGCACAGATCGCGGCAGGAACAATACAGGCTCTCTCAACCTCCGGTAATGACACCATTACTGGCACTAGTGGTGCCGACACACTTGATGGTGGAGCAGGTAACGACATTCTGCGGGGTGGTGATGGCAGCGATACTTATCAATTTGCCGTTGGCTTCGGACAAGATATCATCGAAGAAACTGTTGATTATGTCTTAAATCCTGACGACGATAAAATTGTTTTCGGTGCAGGATTAACTTCAACCAAAGCACTGCTATCTAGAAATGGTAATGACTTAACCATTGCTTTTCAGGGTAGTACAGATCGGGTAACGATTAAAGGACAATTTAGCCACGGCGCTTGGTTCCCCGGCTGGAATGACATTGAAACGTTTACTTTTGCCGATGGTGTTTCTTGGACTGATGCAACTGTGCGAGAATCCCTCATCAAAGCTTCTCAAACCACTTTTAATGATACCATCATCGGCTACTGGACAGACGACACCCTAGATGGTGGTCTTGGGAATGATGTAATGAGGGGGCTTGGCGGCGGTGATACCTATCGTTTTGGTCGAGGCTCAGGGCAAGATATTATTGAAGAAAGTATCGATACCGTTTACGAAGATTACCCCGATACAATCACTTTTCTCTCAAGCATTGCCAATACAGACGTTAAACTTCTGAAAGTTGGCAATGATTTAAGAATCTCTATATTAGGTTCCAGTGATTCGCTAACTGTAAAAGGACATTTCAATTCGACTGGCTATAACGCCATTGAAACAATTACCTTTGTCGATGGAGTAAAGCTTAACAAGGCAGAAATCACAGTAAAAGCAGTCCAATCGCAGACAACCTCCGGTAATGATACCATCACTGGCACCAGTGGTGCTGACCAAATCGATGGTGGGGCAGGCAACGACATTTTGCAAGGTGGTGATGGCAGCGATACTTATCAATTTGCCGTTGGCTTCGGACAAGATATCATCGAAGAAACTGTTGATTATGTCTTAAATCCTGACGACGATAAAATTGTTTTCGGTGCAGGATTAACTTCAACCAAAGCACTGCTATCTAGAAATGGTAATGACTTAACCATTGCCTTTCAGGGTAGTACAGATCGGGTAACGATTAAAGGACAATTTAGCCACGGCGCTTGGTTCCCCGGCTGGAATGACATTGAAACGTTTACTTTTGCCGATGGTGTTTCCTGGAATGATGCACAGGTGCGGGAATCCCTTATCAAAGCTTCTCAAACCGCTGGTAATGATACCATCACAGGCTATTGGACAGATGACATCCTGGATGGTGGTTTTGGGAATGATGTGATGAAGGGGCTTGGCGGCAGTGATACCTATCGCTTTGGTCGAGGCTCAGGGCAGGACATTATCGAAGAAAGTATCGATACTGTTTACGAAGATTACCCCGATAAAGTTCAGTTTGGCACAAATATTCAGCCTACCGATGTTGTATTCCGCAAGAGTGGACAGGATCTTGTCCTTACTATTACTGCTACTACCGATCGCCTAACGATTCGAGATCATTTTTCTAGCTTCGGCTATAACGCAGTTGAATTCTTTCAGTTCGCAAATGGAACGGTTTTGGATATTGTTGCTGTGGATGTTCTTGCGATTGAAGGACAGGTCAGTATGGGCAATGACACCATCAGCGGTACACCCCGTGCCGATTTAATTGATGCACGTACAGGAAATGATCTACTCCAAGGTTTTGCTGGGAATGATACATATGTTTTTGGTCGCGGATACGGGCAAGATATCATAAACGATGATGGTGATAGCAGGTCGAACTCCGCTGACCAAGTAACATTCAAAGCGGGAACCTTACCTACTGATTTACAGATGTCTCGTCTTGGTAAGGATCTGGTCATCAAAATTGCAGGCACCACAGATCAATTAACAATCAAAGATCAATTCTCTGGCACACTACCAACCAGTTTCAATCCTGATCGGATCGAAAGCTTTGTCTTTGCCAATGGCACAATTTGGTCAGGGGCTGAGGTCGATCTGCGTGTTCTGCAAGCAGCGGGAACCTCTGGAAATGACGTGATTGTCGGTTATGAGTCAAACGACACACTTAACGGTCGTGCAGGCAACGACACCCTCACAGGTGGAACTGGCAGCGATCGCTTCCTCTTTGACATTAACGCCGCCTTCAACAGCAGCACAATCGGCATCGACACCATTACCGACTTCCTCAGCGGTACTGACAAAATCATCTTGGATAAAACTACTTTCACCGCCCTCACTAGTGCCGCCGGATCTAGCCTCAGCACCAGCGAATTTGCCACCATCAACGCATCCACCAACGGAGCTACCATCGCTGGGGGTAGCAGCGCCCGAATCGTCTTCAATAGTGCCAACAGCAACCTCTTCTACAATGCAAATGGTACAACAGCAGGTTTAGGTTCTGGAGGACAATTCGCAACTTTATCAGGGGTTACTACTTTGTCTGCCACTGATTTGTTATTACAGGCGTAATTCAGAAAAGCTAACCACTATTCCTGATCATAGAAACATTACATATCCAGCCTGCTATCCTTCTGTGCTTCAAGTTCGGCTGCCACCGTATTCAGTTCCATCTCCAATTGTTCCACCGTAGGCAGAATGCCTTTAAGCTGTTCTGGAACCTCTTGTCCTATCTGGTGTGTGGAAACGCCGATAGGTTGTGTCATCCCTTGCAGTGCGAGTTCGGCAACCGTCTTGTTTTTAGACTTGCAAAGAATGATACCGATGGTAGGCTGATCATCAGGATGGCGCAGAATAGCGTTCACTGCTGATACATAGAAGTTCATTTTCCCCGAAAATTCTGGCTGAAATTCCACCATTTTCAGGTCAATAATGACATAGCAGCGCAGCGTGAGGTGATAAAACAGCAGATCAAGCCTGTATTCCTGTCCGCTGACCTCAAGAGGATACTGACTTCCCACAAACGAGAACCCTGTTCCGAGTTCCAGGAGAAAGTCACGAATGCGCTCTACCAGCGCCCGCTCCAAATCCCTTTCCTGCGCCTCTTTGCCCAATGTCAGGAAGTCAAAATTATACGGGTCTTTGATCAGCTGCTGTGCCAGATCGGATTGGGGTTTAGGCAAGGTCTGGCTAAAATTGGTGACTGCGCTGCCTTGGCGTTCATAAAGACGGCTCTCAATCTGCATTTCCAGGATGGCACGGCTCCAGCCGTTTTGGATGGTTTGCTGGATGTACCAAACCCTCTGCTCTGGCGCTTTTACACGATCCAGCAAGACACAGTTATGCCGCCAGGGGATTTGTCCACCAAGCTGGTGGACAAATGACTCATCCGGGTAAGCTGACGCGAAAGCCCGCATATAGAGCAGGTTTGTACGGGAAAAACCCTTTATGTCTGGGAACTCCTGTTTTAAATCCTTGGCAAGACGCTCAATTACCTTCGTTCCCCACCCATCATCCTGCTGGCGTTGTAAAATCTCCCTGCCGATCTGCCAATAAAGCACCACCAATTCTTGGTTAACAGCGAGTGCCGCCCGTATTTGCGCCGTGCGAACACGCTGTTTAAGCATGTTTAGAAAAGCATCATAGTTGGTCAGTTCTGGAAAAAGGGAATCGGTCACGGTGAAGAACGTATCACGTGGTTACTGTATTTTACATTAAATGTAATAACCATCTGTGTGTGAATAGGCAATCATTTATACTCGCTCAAAACGTAAAACCTGATGCCTTATTCCTTACCCGATAGGAGTTATGCTCTCTTATCCGCTATCAGGCAGCCACCCAAGTAAGCAAAAAGTAGTTAAAAAATACGACCGTTTTCTTTACCACTACTTGGTATTGAGCCGAGATACGTGTAATTTTCGGCAAGATGGTCTGGAAACAGTTGCTGTGTCTATGTTTCAGCGATTTTGACTCTTCTGTTTATAAGACTTGCCGCACATCGGACAAAATTTATACTTCAAAGACACAACTAACTCACCACAGTGAGCGCAACTCGTCTGCAACTGCATACCGCACAGATAACAAAACTTAGCCCTAACTTGACTCCAGAGAGGATCGGGATTCGCCCCAGGAGTCCAGCAATGCGGGCAAAACTTAACTGCACTGACAGGCTTAACGGATTCACCCCTTTCAACAGCTTCCAGATATTCCTGGGGAATGCCTAAGCCACCAGCAAGACCACGCAGCGTTTTATGATTGAGTCTGGTGGTTAATCCTCGTTCAATCTTCCCAATAGACCGAGAATGAATTCCCGCAGCAATAGCCAACTCAAACTGAGTCATCCCAACAGATGTTCTAATGCGCTTGATATAGTCAGCCAGGGATTCTTGGGGTCGAGGCAGTTTTAAAGTATCCATAAGAGGATGTCTTGCTTCATGCCTAAAAGATATATGATTGAGTCAGAAAAAACCTTGAGAGAATCACACAAATTGAAGTGAAACAGACAGTAACATTAGCCACTGTCGTAGTTGAATTTTTAGAACGTCCTGGGTTGGCATTCAGTACCAAGGAGACATATTCTCTGACCTTGGGATTGTTACTGCAAGAGTATGGAAGTTGGGCCAATTGAAATTATCAGTCGTCAAACATTAGTCGAGTATTTAAATACCCTGACACATTTAAAATATACAACTCACAACAAGCATCAAGCGATACTACAAAGCCTATTTAACTTTGCCATAGAACAAGGATACATAAAATCCAACCCCATTCGGGGAATCAAACAGCGTCCACCTTCACGAGAAAAAGGTGAACATCGCACAGATGAAATTATACGGTTCTTAACTCCATCACAGTTAGAAATACTGTATAACGCTGTAGCCGATGACCCCCGCCTTAACGCGATTGTGCATTTATTACATCACACAGGATGTAGAATTGGTGAGCTTTTGGCACTAAATCTAGAATCGGTAGACCTCCTTAATTGGAAATTTCAAGTATTGGGAAAAGGAAATAAACAAAGGTGGTGTTTCTACAACGAAGCTACGGCGATAGCACTAAATAAATATATAAATTACGACCGACATAAACAATCACTCGCCTTATTTACAGCACAGCATCCAGTGACGATGAAAATCAGTAGAATGAGCTACCGAACACTGCATGATTACTGGCGAGAAATTACCAATAAACACTCACTCCTTCAAGGTGTTCGTATTCATGATTTACGACATACATTTGCCACAGAGCGCGTAGGCATAATTAGTATTGAACAACTGCGTGCATTGATGGGTCATGAAAGTATCCAAACAACTTTACGCTATCAAAAAGTTACATCACAAAAAGCAGAAGAAGCTGCACGTCTTGCCTTCAATCTGTTGACTAAAGTTGATAAATTAGACTGATATTCCTGGAACTATTCTCTTCAAAAATTAAAGCAAGCGAGATAGTAAGCAACCATATTTTGATGACAATTATCGCTGTTTACCACAAAGAATATAAAATACTATGGGGTTGAACAGTGAGGGATCAACCGTTATCTAGTTATTTTGGGCATTTTGTATGTTGCAAATATCACTTGAATGACCTTAATTGACCGGACTGCATATCCTAAATTCAAACAATTTCCCAGCCCGAAAGAGCTTGCAGAGCTTTATACCCCACAAAGCGCAGAAATCAAGTTTGCAAAGTCCAAAACTAAGAGCCACGAAGGATTTCTTAGTTTTATGGTCATGCTAAAATCCTTCCAACGACTTGGTTATTTTCCCCACCCCGAATTAGTACCGATTGCGGTTACCCGTCATATACGGTCGTGTTT
Above is a window of Nostoc sp. TCL26-01 DNA encoding:
- a CDS encoding YhcG family protein — translated: MTDSLFPELTNYDAFLNMLKQRVRTAQIRAALAVNQELVVLYWQIGREILQRQQDDGWGTKVIERLAKDLKQEFPDIKGFSRTNLLYMRAFASAYPDESFVHQLGGQIPWRHNCVLLDRVKAPEQRVWYIQQTIQNGWSRAILEMQIESRLYERQGSAVTNFSQTLPKPQSDLAQQLIKDPYNFDFLTLGKEAQERDLERALVERIRDFLLELGTGFSFVGSQYPLEVSGQEYRLDLLFYHLTLRCYVIIDLKMVEFQPEFSGKMNFYVSAVNAILRHPDDQPTIGIILCKSKNKTVAELALQGMTQPIGVSTHQIGQEVPEQLKGILPTVEQLEMELNTVAAELEAQKDSRLDM
- a CDS encoding calcium-binding protein; its protein translation is MPAPNLTQTQLNELQVLYNNNNYIEYYIKLNSFGESYGALAGEVATVEGVSGRVARAFAESVGREKGITLTGQQWSLLSLDLMKADFEARRSAFNNNLPSLDLSVRAIRDYHIKVFEKYGLPPEAWTAYIPLQLVGAAKEEALWAELKQPGWWTQFANGLSTLGNVIFQTPGVTVPLLMNRLGIIGSSSALAIVAFNLVYPSTPTEKWLNHMFMSGAALDGFGAGGKVEPFEIKLNGTNQGYIIGGRGNTVFENIFGTAPTENDTLDGNSADDIILGYDGDDILRGNAGDDVLQGGKGQDTLIGGAGNDLLIGGDQGPAGFWQRLFGSAADTADYSSASSGITVTFGQRLDPNVPAIDVTKDGDGGRDALLGIERIIGTKFKDIVIIKGFDPSQVKNDWFGSNNFEYIDLGSQPNGERDLLDLSLLSNGVKTHQNGNGIEILTPDTSFFYPNGKPSGLIIKGVDHIIGSAAADVIDVRGLTSSSGLLIEGGSGDDTLFAGKGTNLLYGGSGKDIFNLANGAFVMDASTEDYLTWGPFCLTGGVRQTWNEDGWAYWSPFSSLLSVVPLGYAALPFMLLVDIPMMATFRYGLTTSNQLLVQFGRGRGGQAVIENYSLNLDTGAATGHVTVFQLVVANQVSISAIRQTIKLALAAGFGVTFSGTDPLVLDLDGDGIELTSQDNGVYFDLDKDGFAEKTAWVKGDDALLARDLNNNGKIDDISELFGNATTTGFAALKALDTNNDNLITSADTGFASLKLWRDLNKNGTTDAGELTTLTQNSVTTLSLSATNLTNTTIQDNLIRATAKFTRANGTTGTIADVAFDASQLDTKYLGNKTVSAAAAALPKLKGYGTLPDLPVSMTNDATLLNLVSSLNALPNTTTWTALKDKVDDILFRWAKVDTVPTTAMTTAFDRRKLAFLEIYAGEQLTPRDGNGVPSVANIDELIANWNDALDRATIKLAAQGPLKSILGPLTYDLSNDLFQATSPTTLSDIYRNAIRQLSTTASTALTSWNTNWGPMLNTLSKVLLRADSNSIKADFEVASLVRAVDGITTSLTLAQLIAGLGLTGVVLGNAGNDALGRSNDSGLKIYVGGAGDDTITGGIGQDVYVYGRNFGRDTIVDNESRESGDRIRLAVYNPQDVVFTRRGIDLVISVKNSSDTITIKDQFATPLAIMTAAPTVSGKGVEDIQFANGTIYGAGDIAAAIGRGTSGNDLLQGTGTADELEGLTGDDTLQGGENGDIYYYTRGDGNDIIQDVMTNPLLNAADTLLLTGITADDLRLSRDGASNDLTIRFAWTGDSIVIKDQFAYTPLGYQTKFAIDNRIEVLFFSQGGAWNWLDLQTAIIKTYTTTSNDATYGFGTPDDFAASTGNDLLVGFDGGDTYQFDRGSGQDIIHDQSKYPQTFISGILGYDWATDDTVVFGDTITSADVTFTHLANHDLVIQVASSTDTLTIKNQFKGVKLDLFNLLGVAWFDRVEKFQFANGTVLTWEDVLRRVTTGSTGNDSLYGAWYKDTLDGKAGNDFLDGGDDGDTYLFGRGDGQDIIKDSPDYVLDSTPDTLQFKAGIAVSDITFRRDGETQDLIISIKGTTDQVRVQEQYTYVETGPFGTIAFWQIERFVWSDGTVKTWVSLAAEIIAAAKTTGADLIVGTHLDDRIDGGTGNDTLKGGNGSDTYIYNRGYGNDIIRDEWTNILSYNADRIVFGSNILPSDLRIDRTGTTLENVRLTITATGETLTIEGQFDYSTINYRPTEIETFSFSNGVNWSTADLRIRYIQQQQTSGNDIIEGFWSNDTITGGAGNDTLRGQDGSDTYIFAAGFGQDVIEEEVRLITYEDADTISFGTGITAANTRLSRSGNDLIITFTSSTDRLTIKGQFAHGAYFPSWTDIETIRFTDGITWSDAQIRERLLAQARTSSNDIITGFFTADIIDGGAGNDTLRGLGGGDTYIFGKGSGQDTIEESIDTVYEDQPDTIQFAANVARSEVTFLKINNDLRISITGVSDTLTIKGQFNATKFAQVEFFKFNDGTTLTAAQIAAGTIQALSTSGNDTITGTSGADTLDGGAGNDILRGGDGSDTYQFAVGFGQDIIEETVDYVLNPDDDKIVFGAGLTSTKALLSRNGNDLTIAFQGSTDRVTIKGQFSHGAWFPGWNDIETFTFADGVSWTDATVRESLIKASQTTFNDTIIGYWTDDTLDGGLGNDVMRGLGGGDTYRFGRGSGQDIIEESIDTVYEDYPDTITFLSSIANTDVKLLKVGNDLRISILGSSDSLTVKGHFNSTGYNAIETITFVDGVKLNKAEITVKAVQSQTTSGNDTITGTSGADQIDGGAGNDILQGGDGSDTYQFAVGFGQDIIEETVDYVLNPDDDKIVFGAGLTSTKALLSRNGNDLTIAFQGSTDRVTIKGQFSHGAWFPGWNDIETFTFADGVSWNDAQVRESLIKASQTAGNDTITGYWTDDILDGGFGNDVMKGLGGSDTYRFGRGSGQDIIEESIDTVYEDYPDKVQFGTNIQPTDVVFRKSGQDLVLTITATTDRLTIRDHFSSFGYNAVEFFQFANGTVLDIVAVDVLAIEGQVSMGNDTISGTPRADLIDARTGNDLLQGFAGNDTYVFGRGYGQDIINDDGDSRSNSADQVTFKAGTLPTDLQMSRLGKDLVIKIAGTTDQLTIKDQFSGTLPTSFNPDRIESFVFANGTIWSGAEVDLRVLQAAGTSGNDVIVGYESNDTLNGRAGNDTLTGGTGSDRFLFDINAAFNSSTIGIDTITDFLSGTDKIILDKTTFTALTSAAGSSLSTSEFATINASTNGATIAGGSSARIVFNSANSNLFYNANGTTAGLGSGGQFATLSGVTTLSATDLLLQA
- a CDS encoding zinc ribbon domain-containing protein is translated as MDTLKLPRPQESLADYIKRIRTSVGMTQFELAIAAGIHSRSIGKIERGLTTRLNHKTLRGLAGGLGIPQEYLEAVERGESVKPVSAVKFCPHCWTPGANPDPLWSQVRAKFCYLCGMQLQTSCAHCGELVVSLKYKFCPMCGKSYKQKSQNR